One part of the Vitis riparia cultivar Riparia Gloire de Montpellier isolate 1030 chromosome 15, EGFV_Vit.rip_1.0, whole genome shotgun sequence genome encodes these proteins:
- the LOC117931585 gene encoding protein NRT1/ PTR FAMILY 7.3-like, with protein MASMACLNIFQKGRGKTRNEQEECTFDGSVDRHGHPAVRARTGNWVTAILILVNQGLATLAFFGVGVNLVLFLTRVLGQDNATAANNVSKWTGTVYIFSLLGAFLSDSYWGRYKTCAIFQVIFVIGLVLLSLSSYIFLLKPHGCGDKEFPCGSHSSFEISFFYLSIYLIALGNGGYQPNIATFGADQFDEDNPKESHSKVAFFSYFYLALNLGSLFSNTILGYFEDGGRWVLGFWASSASAILALILFLFGIPRYRHFKPSGNPLSRFCRVVVAATRKWKVEMPPEGEDLYEVDGDDCSGNCRRKLLHTQGFKFLDKAAVLTAKEREQEDKESRSPWRICTVTQVEEVKCILRLLPIWLCTILYSVVFTQMASLFVEQGAAMKTTLLGFHIPPASMSSFDIVSVAAFIFIYRRVLDPLVARLKGTKARGLTELQRMGIGLIIAIIAMVAAGIVEWFRLKYAKKDCRQCESESSLSIFWQIPQYVLIGASEVFMYVGQLEFFNDQAPDGLKSFGSALCMTSISLGNYVSSLLVTIVMKFSTRDQMPGWIPSNLNKGHLDRFYFLLAALTMADFGVYIICAKWYKSIKLEGKYEDSNSKGSDDVMV; from the exons ATGGCATCAATGGCCTGCCTCAATATCTTTCAAAAG gGTAGGGGAAAGACAAGAAATGAACAAGAGGAATGTACCTTTGATGGTTCAGTTGATCGCCATGGCCATCCTGCTGTTCGAGCAAGAACTGGAAATTGGGTTACGGCAATTCTCATACTTG tgaatCAAGGGCTGGCAACACTGGCATTCTTTGGAGTTGGGGTGAACTTGGTGTTGTTCTTGACAAGGGTATTAGGCCAAGATAACGCAACTGCCGCGAATAATGTCAGCAAATGGACTGGAACTGTCTACATTTTCTCTCTTCTGGGTGCCTTTCTTAGCGACTCTTACTGGGGGAGGTACAAGACCTGTGCCATCTTTCAGGTCATCTTTGTCATT GGCCTggtgttattatcattatcatcataCATTTTCTTGCTAAAGCCTCATGGTTGCGGGGATAAAGAATTTCCATGTGGATCTCATTCCAGCTTTGAGATATCATTTTTCTATCTTTCCATCTACCTGATCGCGCTCGGGAATGGAGGATACCAACCTAACATTGCTACATTTGGGGCAGACCAGTTTGATGAAGATAACCCAAAGGAGAGTCACTCAAAGGTGGCCTTCTTCAGCTACTTCTACTTAGCCTTAAACTTGGGGTCTCTCTTTTCAAACACAATTTTGGGGTACTTTGAGGATGGAGGCAGGTGGGTGCTGGGCTTTTGGGCATCTTCTGCCTCGGCCATTCTTGCTTTGATCTTATTCCTTTTTGGGATCCCCCGGTATAGGCATTTCAAACCCAGTGGCAACCCCCTTTCAAGGTTTTGCCGTGTTGTAGTCGCAGCAACAAGGAAATGGAAAGTTGAAATGCCACCAGAAGGAGAGGATTTATACGAAGTGGATGGCGATGACTGTTCGGGAAATTGTCGCAGAAAGCTGCTCCACACCCAGGGATTCAA ATTCTTAGATAAAGCAGCAGTTCTAACGGCAAAGGAGCGTGAACAGGAAGACAAGGAGAGTCGCAGTCCATGGCGTATCTGCACAGTGACACAAGTTGAAGAAGTGAAATGCATACTGAGACTCCTTCCAATTTGGCTATGCACCATTCTGTACTCTGTAGTTTTCACTCAAATGGCCTCTCTCTTTGTGGAGCAAGGCGCTGCCATGAAAACTACCCTCTTGGGCTTCCATATCCCTCCTGCAAGCATGTCTAGTTTTGACATTGTCAGCGTAGCAGCTTTCATTTTCATCTACAGGCGAGTTCTTGACCCCCTTGTAGCAAGGCTGAAAGGAACAAAGGCAAGAGGACTCACTGAGCTTCAGAGGATGGGAATAGGCCTCATTATTGCAATCATAGCCATGGTTGCAGCAGGAATTGTGGAGTGGTTTAGGCTAAAGTATGCGAAAAAAGACTGTCGTCAGTGTGAAAGTGAGAGTTCTTTGAGTATCTTCTGGCAGATTCCTCAGTATGTACTAATTGGAGCCTCAGAAGTTTTCATGTACGTCGGACAATTAGAATTCTTCAATGATCAGGCCCCAGATGGACTAAAGAGCTTTGGCAGTGCGCTTTGCATGACGTCCATATCGCTAGGAAACTATGTGAGCAGCTTGTTGGTGACAATTGTAATGAAATTCTCAACTAGAGATCAAATGCCCGGATGGATCCCTTCAAACCTTAACAAAGGCCATCTCGATCGATTTTACTTCCTCTTAGCAGCATTGACAATGGCTGATTTTGGGGTCTACATTATATGTGCTAAGTGGTACAAGTCCATCAAGTTAGAGGGGAAGTATGAAGATTCCAATAGCAAAGGCAGTGATGATGTTATGGTCTAA